Proteins encoded together in one Methanobacterium bryantii window:
- the moaA gene encoding GTP 3',8-cyclase MoaA has protein sequence MPAIDKFERPVFSLRISITNRCNVRCFYCHHDGILPQSYEMTPDEIYRVSKIAADTGVRKIRLSGGEPLIRNDIVEIVEKIAAVGFKDTAITTNGTLLGKYARELEAAGLNRVNVSFDTLNPETYKFITKKDYIEKAKDGIKKASEAGLYPVKVNMVVMKGINDHEIWDMFHFCKENNAILQLIELLKADNQSSSKFFSEYHFKMDELEEELTQKADEVKTRQFMQDRKKYFIEDGEIEVVKPMDNTEFCKNCTRIRITPDGKIKPCLLRNDNLVDLIEPMRQGYSDEELKKIFLDAVQNREPFFKECSGN, from the coding sequence ATGCCTGCAATCGATAAATTTGAAAGACCTGTATTTTCACTTAGAATTTCAATAACCAACCGATGCAACGTTAGATGCTTTTACTGCCATCATGATGGTATACTCCCACAGAGCTATGAAATGACTCCTGATGAGATCTACAGAGTTTCAAAAATAGCAGCAGATACTGGGGTTCGAAAAATCAGGCTTTCAGGTGGAGAACCGTTAATAAGAAACGATATTGTTGAAATTGTTGAAAAAATAGCAGCCGTTGGATTTAAAGATACCGCCATAACAACCAATGGAACTCTCCTTGGAAAATATGCCCGCGAGTTGGAAGCTGCTGGCCTTAACCGTGTGAATGTAAGTTTTGATACGCTTAATCCTGAGACTTATAAGTTTATAACTAAAAAAGATTACATTGAAAAAGCCAAAGATGGAATTAAAAAAGCTTCAGAAGCTGGACTATATCCCGTCAAAGTAAACATGGTGGTTATGAAAGGGATAAATGACCATGAAATCTGGGACATGTTCCATTTTTGTAAAGAAAATAATGCAATACTTCAGCTTATAGAACTTTTAAAAGCAGACAATCAATCTAGTTCTAAATTTTTCAGTGAATATCATTTTAAAATGGATGAGCTAGAGGAAGAACTTACTCAAAAAGCAGATGAAGTTAAAACAAGGCAGTTTATGCAGGACAGAAAAAAATATTTCATTGAAGACGGTGAAATCGAAGTTGTAAAACCAATGGACAACACCGAATTCTGCAAAAATTGTACCAGAATTAGGATAACACCTGACGGTAAAATTAAACCATGTTTACTTCGAAACGATAATTTAGTTGATCTAATAGAACCAATGAGACAGGGATATTCTGATGAAGAGCTTAAAAAAATATTTTTAGATGCAGTACAAAATCGAGAACCCTTCTTTAAAGAATGTTCGGGTAACTAA
- a CDS encoding SIS domain-containing protein, protein MLRLVIEEITSHVKSMDIDDDAKILVEKYLREASKVFICGFGESELVGKAFASRLSEIRRNVFVISETIVPEINEGNILIAISGSGETEPTLSITKKAADIGAKIISITSFTDSPLAQISDVVIEIPGRIKAKTKNYIERRVSGEYEPLTPFSALFEISARIYLEGIIAELANKEVNL, encoded by the coding sequence ATGTTGAGGCTCGTAATTGAAGAGATAACGTCACATGTAAAATCCATGGATATCGATGATGATGCTAAAATACTCGTGGAAAAATATTTGCGTGAGGCGTCTAAAGTATTTATATGTGGTTTTGGAGAATCAGAGCTTGTAGGAAAGGCTTTTGCTTCAAGGCTTAGTGAAATCCGCCGGAATGTTTTTGTTATTAGTGAAACTATAGTTCCTGAAATCAATGAAGGGAACATTCTCATAGCTATTTCAGGATCTGGGGAAACGGAACCAACTTTAAGCATTACAAAAAAAGCAGCAGATATTGGTGCAAAAATTATATCCATAACTTCTTTTACTGATTCCCCGCTTGCCCAGATATCCGATGTTGTAATTGAAATACCCGGTAGAATAAAAGCAAAAACTAAAAATTATATAGAAAGAAGAGTATCAGGTGAATATGAGCCATTAACACCTTTCAGTGCCCTATTTGAGATATCAGCAAGGATATATCTTGAAGGCATCATTGCAGAACTTGCAAACAAGGAGGTCAATTTATGA
- a CDS encoding phosphorylating glyceraldehyde-3-phosphate dehydrogenase: MKSVGINGYGTIGKRVADAVSAQDDMKIVGVTKRSPDFEARMAVEKGYDLYISAPERENSFEEAGIKVTGTAEELFEKLDIVVDCTPEGIGAKNKEGTYEKMGLKATFQGGEKHDQIGLSFNSFSNYKDVIGKDYARVVSCNTTGLCRTLNPINDLCGIKKVRAVMVRRGADPSQVKKGPINAIVPNPPTVPSHHGPDVQTVMYDLNITTMALLVPTTLMHQHNLMVELESSVSIDDIKDKLNETPRVLLLKAKEGLGSTAEFMEYAKELGRSRNDLFEIGVWEESLNIVDGELYYMQAIHQESDVVPENVDAIRAMLEMEDNPSKSIEKTNKAMGIL; this comes from the coding sequence ATGAAATCTGTTGGTATAAATGGATATGGAACAATAGGTAAAAGAGTAGCAGATGCTGTTTCTGCCCAGGACGATATGAAAATTGTGGGAGTTACCAAGCGAAGCCCTGATTTTGAAGCCAGAATGGCTGTGGAAAAAGGTTATGATCTATATATAAGTGCTCCTGAAAGAGAAAACTCCTTTGAAGAGGCAGGAATAAAAGTAACTGGAACTGCAGAGGAACTATTCGAGAAACTGGATATAGTTGTTGATTGTACTCCTGAAGGAATTGGAGCTAAAAATAAAGAAGGAACATACGAAAAAATGGGTTTAAAAGCAACATTCCAGGGCGGAGAAAAACACGACCAGATAGGACTTTCATTTAACTCATTTTCAAATTATAAAGACGTAATAGGTAAAGATTATGCAAGAGTTGTATCCTGTAACACCACAGGACTTTGTAGAACCTTAAATCCAATAAACGATTTATGCGGAATTAAAAAAGTAAGGGCAGTTATGGTGAGAAGAGGAGCTGACCCATCACAGGTTAAAAAGGGACCGATCAACGCTATAGTTCCAAACCCGCCAACAGTGCCATCACACCACGGCCCAGATGTCCAGACTGTAATGTACGACCTTAATATAACTACAATGGCATTACTCGTACCTACAACATTAATGCACCAGCACAATCTAATGGTTGAGCTCGAATCATCAGTTAGCATTGATGACATAAAAGACAAACTTAATGAAACCCCAAGAGTATTACTTCTTAAAGCTAAAGAAGGACTTGGTTCAACTGCTGAATTTATGGAATATGCAAAAGAATTAGGGCGTTCAAGGAACGATTTATTTGAAATAGGCGTCTGGGAAGAGTCTTTAAATATCGTTGATGGAGAACTCTATTACATGCAGGCAATTCACCAGGAATCAGATGTAGTTCCTGAAAACGTGGATGCAATAAGGGCCATGCTTGAGATGGAAGATAATCCTTCTAAATCAATCGAAAAGACTAATAAAGCCATGGGAATTCTTTAA
- a CDS encoding decaprenyl-phosphate phosphoribosyltransferase has protein sequence MIKELIISMRPKQWYKNLVIFIGIVFSLKLLNLNLWIDVIAAFAVFCVISGCLYLINDIIDVDKDKNHPKKRNRPIASGKLKTRHAWLSAVILLIIAFGVSYLINIWFLASAVTFFLLILIYSLFLKQLAIVDMMVISVGFVIRAIAGCAAVGVIVSPWLIICAFLLALFLAIGKRRHELVVLGKNAGNHRKILDGYSTEMLDQMMNITTSALIMSYSIYTFNTGKIYIMITIPFAFYGLFRYIYMVHAENFGGEPEMLFKDKGMLLSMVLWAVLVIAILYGSSISRFLGVF, from the coding sequence ATGATAAAAGAACTCATAATCTCAATGCGTCCGAAACAGTGGTATAAAAATTTAGTTATATTCATTGGAATTGTTTTTTCTCTAAAGCTTTTAAATTTAAACCTTTGGATTGATGTAATTGCTGCATTTGCAGTTTTTTGTGTGATTTCAGGGTGCTTATACCTAATAAATGATATCATTGATGTTGACAAAGATAAGAATCATCCCAAAAAGCGTAATAGGCCAATTGCATCAGGCAAATTAAAAACACGACACGCATGGTTATCTGCAGTGATTTTACTTATCATAGCTTTTGGAGTTTCATATTTAATTAATATCTGGTTTTTAGCTTCAGCAGTAACCTTTTTCCTGTTAATATTAATTTATTCCCTGTTCCTGAAACAGCTGGCCATAGTAGATATGATGGTAATTTCTGTGGGTTTTGTTATAAGGGCCATTGCAGGATGTGCAGCAGTAGGAGTAATTGTATCGCCATGGCTTATAATTTGCGCATTCCTTCTTGCGTTATTTTTAGCAATTGGAAAACGAAGACATGAACTAGTTGTACTCGGAAAGAATGCTGGAAATCATCGTAAAATCTTAGATGGATACTCAACTGAAATGCTTGATCAGATGATGAATATAACTACCAGTGCTTTAATTATGTCTTATTCCATTTATACTTTCAATACAGGCAAAATATACATAATGATTACCATTCCATTTGCATTTTACGGACTTTTTAGATATATATACATGGTCCATGCTGAAAATTTTGGCGGGGAGCCAGAAATGCTGTTTAAAGACAAAGGAATGTTGCTCAGCATGGTATTATGGGCAGTTTTAGTTATAGCCATACTTTATGGAAGTTCAATATCCCGATTTTTAGGAGTATTTTAA
- a CDS encoding ArnT family glycosyltransferase, producing MLDKFHLNHYSSKKIDIIISAILTLLIVITRIPFVSKYLYEWDSVNYALGFENFDIIHHQPHPPGYIFYIGLGRVINTIFNDPNTTMIFISIMFSIITVILIYFLAKQMFSRQFAIIAALLLVFNPLFWYYGEISTIYPTQAFLATIVAYLSYQVFRGKEKFFYPSIIALGLAGGFRQDLIIYMFPLWFFCAFYHKRDPNRLLKAIIVLIPSVLVWVIPTMIFSGSIEQYSQASSTLYKIAFPRSSILFGSTIINKLTAVGSYVTWLGLALTYSGIIIMVLFTKYVGKGPKHVFRENIKDYRVIFLILWFLPTSIMYLLIHIAKPGYMLVFIPVLAIVLAYFVKELSYSLSSRFKKYSPKKCLTIVLSLIILFNIAYFTVPYNINEEKLWETPISDLGSLSIQDQVLWVLDMGFMSTHEKINADDQSTQTYLNAISHVPGSNSSNTIIVIGEITRENEGFNWRKAMYYLPDYQVYYLIEADHFITSEWYAKNHTNTWLASNIFKIPVNSSTQKIIWVISNQSTYFPQITSQIPVKTINLADGLKLYYSDINGTQIKNNELVFNGPEQY from the coding sequence ATGTTGGATAAATTTCATTTAAATCACTACAGTTCCAAAAAAATTGATATCATCATTTCAGCGATTTTAACCCTTTTAATAGTGATAACAAGAATTCCTTTTGTAAGCAAATACTTATACGAATGGGATTCTGTAAATTATGCACTTGGATTTGAGAATTTTGATATTATACATCATCAACCCCACCCTCCAGGTTATATATTTTATATAGGTCTTGGAAGAGTGATAAATACCATATTCAATGACCCAAACACTACAATGATATTTATTAGTATTATGTTTAGTATTATTACAGTCATATTAATTTATTTCCTCGCTAAACAAATGTTTTCAAGACAGTTTGCAATTATAGCAGCATTGCTGCTCGTATTTAATCCATTATTCTGGTACTATGGAGAAATATCTACAATTTATCCAACTCAGGCTTTTCTTGCCACTATTGTTGCTTACTTATCATATCAAGTGTTTAGAGGAAAAGAAAAATTTTTCTATCCTTCCATCATTGCTTTGGGTCTGGCAGGAGGTTTCAGGCAAGATTTAATCATTTATATGTTTCCATTATGGTTCTTTTGTGCATTTTACCACAAAAGAGATCCAAACAGATTATTAAAAGCAATTATAGTGCTAATTCCCTCTGTTCTAGTATGGGTTATTCCAACGATGATATTTTCAGGAAGTATTGAACAGTACTCCCAGGCTTCAAGCACATTATATAAAATAGCGTTCCCTCGATCTTCCATACTCTTTGGATCAACTATTATTAATAAACTCACAGCAGTTGGTTCCTATGTTACATGGTTAGGGCTCGCTTTAACCTATTCAGGGATTATTATAATGGTACTGTTCACCAAATATGTTGGAAAAGGACCAAAGCACGTATTCCGCGAAAATATAAAGGATTACAGAGTTATATTCCTTATACTATGGTTTTTACCTACTTCCATTATGTATCTACTTATACATATAGCTAAACCGGGATACATGCTGGTTTTTATCCCCGTATTGGCCATTGTGTTAGCATATTTTGTTAAAGAACTGTCTTACAGTTTAAGTTCAAGGTTTAAGAAATACAGTCCCAAAAAATGTCTTACAATAGTACTCTCCTTAATCATACTGTTTAATATCGCATATTTTACAGTCCCATACAATATAAATGAAGAAAAACTGTGGGAAACTCCAATAAGTGATTTAGGTAGTTTATCCATACAGGATCAAGTTTTATGGGTATTAGATATGGGATTTATGTCTACTCATGAAAAAATTAACGCTGACGACCAGAGTACTCAAACTTATCTCAATGCCATATCCCATGTACCTGGTTCTAATTCCAGCAATACAATAATAGTTATAGGAGAAATTACCCGTGAGAATGAAGGGTTTAATTGGAGAAAAGCAATGTATTACCTGCCAGATTATCAAGTTTACTACTTAATTGAGGCAGATCATTTTATAACTTCAGAATGGTATGCTAAAAATCACACAAACACATGGTTAGCATCCAATATATTTAAAATTCCAGTTAATAGTTCCACACAAAAAATAATATGGGTAATCAGTAACCAATCCACATATTTCCCCCAGATAACATCACAAATCCCTGTAAAAACTATAAATTTAGCAGATGGCCTAAAATTGTATTATTCTGACATTAATGGGACTCAAATAAAGAATAATGAACTGGTATTTAACGGACCAGAGCAATATTAA
- a CDS encoding PHP domain-containing protein codes for MKYDLHSHSKYSSDGILDPKKIIKVAIKKGLDGIAVTDHNTIKGGLEAKKYETDDFKVIIGSEVMTTKGEVIGLFLSEEIKSKDFYDVISEIKAQNGIVVLPHPFDEWRYASFPAKEDVKYIDNIEIFNSRCVKKKYNDNASKFAEKYKLGATGGSDAHFANEIGHAGIIVETDDIYEAILKNNLHVFGKTSTNLNHVFTKMLKTWKKHF; via the coding sequence ATGAAATACGATCTTCACTCTCATTCAAAATATTCTTCAGATGGAATTCTTGATCCCAAAAAGATCATTAAAGTTGCCATTAAAAAAGGCCTAGATGGTATTGCAGTTACGGATCATAATACCATAAAAGGAGGATTAGAAGCAAAGAAATACGAAACAGATGATTTTAAAGTTATAATCGGTTCAGAGGTTATGACAACTAAAGGAGAAGTGATTGGGTTATTTTTATCTGAAGAAATAAAATCTAAGGATTTTTATGATGTTATAAGTGAAATTAAAGCTCAAAATGGCATAGTAGTCCTTCCTCACCCCTTTGACGAATGGAGATATGCTTCATTTCCTGCCAAAGAGGACGTTAAATATATTGATAACATTGAAATATTCAATTCACGCTGTGTTAAAAAGAAATATAATGATAATGCCAGTAAATTTGCAGAAAAATATAAATTAGGGGCAACTGGGGGGAGTGATGCTCATTTTGCAAATGAAATTGGGCATGCAGGTATAATAGTAGAAACAGATGACATTTATGAAGCTATCTTAAAAAATAATTTACATGTATTTGGTAAAACATCGACCAATTTGAATCATGTTTTTACAAAGATGTTAAAGACATGGAAAAAACATTTCTAA
- a CDS encoding lysylphosphatidylglycerol synthase transmembrane domain-containing protein has translation MENNKVWLVILFAVVVYLIMGIYADFGSLLTAIEKFNWIFIPLMLILVLIAYLVRFLKWSLFLKSAGVRLKLKDNLFVFFSGMGMIITPAKVGEIWKGWLIRDINGEKLSKTVPVVITDRVTDVIGLVILSLLGIFYYKNGIYILIVLLLMFVGFFIALKSEKISGKIISILEKRAGKYSKDIKTMHTTFLKLMSPKNMVGLSFLSAFAWFFECLALYFVIIGFGQSLNVILSTFVFSFASLVGAISMIPGGLGVAEATLSGMLQYFGLTSVDSVGAAMIIRFGTFWFGAVLGFSVHFIFKKRIMGK, from the coding sequence ATGGAAAATAACAAAGTTTGGCTGGTTATCCTATTTGCAGTTGTTGTTTACCTTATAATGGGTATATACGCAGATTTTGGAAGCCTGTTAACTGCAATTGAAAAATTTAACTGGATATTTATTCCATTAATGCTCATCTTAGTCTTGATAGCGTATCTTGTCCGTTTTTTAAAGTGGAGTCTTTTTTTAAAAAGTGCAGGCGTCCGCTTAAAACTTAAAGATAATTTATTTGTATTCTTCAGCGGGATGGGAATGATCATAACTCCTGCCAAAGTAGGAGAAATATGGAAAGGATGGTTAATAAGGGACATAAACGGCGAAAAACTAAGTAAAACCGTTCCAGTTGTGATTACTGATAGAGTCACAGATGTAATTGGATTAGTTATACTTTCATTGCTTGGAATTTTTTATTATAAAAATGGAATCTATATTTTAATAGTTTTACTTTTAATGTTTGTAGGATTCTTCATAGCTTTAAAATCCGAAAAGATTTCAGGTAAAATAATTTCTATACTCGAAAAAAGAGCAGGAAAATATTCTAAAGACATTAAAACCATGCATACTACATTTTTAAAGCTGATGAGCCCCAAAAATATGGTTGGATTATCATTTTTAAGTGCTTTTGCATGGTTTTTTGAGTGCCTTGCACTTTACTTCGTAATTATAGGATTTGGGCAATCTCTTAACGTGATCTTATCCACATTTGTATTTAGTTTTGCATCATTAGTTGGTGCAATCAGCATGATTCCAGGAGGCCTTGGAGTTGCAGAAGCCACACTTTCAGGGATGCTACAGTATTTTGGATTGACATCAGTAGATTCTGTAGGTGCAGCCATGATAATACGGTTTGGAACCTTCTGGTTTGGAGCAGTTTTAGGGTTTTCAGTACATTTCATCTTTAAAAAGAGGATCATGGGAAAATAA
- a CDS encoding DUF362 domain-containing protein: MSKVALLKTSPETVIDDYYKLMHLTDYEKSLSKHDKTVLKLNLSWTLYYPACSTPPWQLEGVLNALKKDEYKDIVAVENQTVVTHPWKGAYYNKWLPLLKENEINFQPLTDVEWETHKPKSEMLAMNDIFGEVLVPKMFYGSNVIHFPTVKTHGHTTTTGAMKNAFGGLIPKYRHHAHKKIHEVLVDLLAIQKEIHKGIFSVMDGGVCGNGAGPRTMEPYCGNIILASEDQVAIDALAAKIMGFDPLKIDYIKTAHDMGLGTGDVDQIEIVGMDKGDLKNLNFKFETSRSPVVKWDQRIRKSTMNIKWLHHLLFNSPIFKTFIFASEFYHDKLWYPTTGKKKINEYKKTNWGQLFDKYPYGDFPEYTEIKNWDPY; the protein is encoded by the coding sequence ATGTCAAAAGTCGCTTTACTTAAAACATCACCAGAAACAGTAATTGATGATTATTACAAATTAATGCATCTTACAGATTATGAAAAATCATTATCAAAACATGATAAAACAGTTTTAAAACTCAACCTTTCATGGACACTTTACTACCCTGCATGTTCAACTCCTCCATGGCAGCTAGAAGGAGTTCTGAATGCACTGAAAAAAGATGAGTATAAAGATATTGTGGCTGTAGAGAACCAGACTGTGGTAACTCATCCATGGAAAGGGGCATATTACAACAAATGGTTACCTCTCTTAAAGGAGAATGAAATAAATTTTCAACCATTAACAGACGTAGAGTGGGAGACCCATAAACCTAAATCAGAAATGCTTGCAATGAACGACATATTCGGCGAAGTGTTAGTCCCAAAAATGTTCTACGGTTCTAATGTGATTCATTTCCCAACAGTAAAAACCCACGGCCACACCACAACTACCGGAGCTATGAAAAATGCTTTCGGCGGTTTAATTCCTAAATACAGGCACCATGCCCATAAAAAGATACATGAAGTCCTTGTTGATCTACTGGCGATCCAAAAAGAAATCCATAAAGGAATCTTCTCAGTAATGGATGGAGGAGTTTGCGGAAATGGTGCAGGCCCAAGAACCATGGAACCTTACTGCGGAAATATCATCCTTGCCAGTGAAGATCAGGTTGCAATCGATGCCCTTGCAGCTAAAATCATGGGTTTCGACCCACTAAAGATAGATTACATCAAAACAGCCCATGATATGGGCCTTGGAACTGGTGATGTGGATCAAATTGAGATAGTAGGAATGGATAAGGGAGATCTAAAAAATCTAAACTTCAAATTTGAAACAAGCAGGAGCCCAGTTGTAAAGTGGGATCAAAGGATAAGAAAAAGCACCATGAACATTAAATGGTTACACCATCTATTATTCAACTCACCAATATTTAAAACGTTTATTTTCGCGTCTGAATTCTACCATGACAAACTCTGGTACCCAACAACAGGAAAAAAGAAAATAAATGAATACAAAAAAACAAACTGGGGACAATTATTTGATAAATATCCATACGGAGATTTTCCAGAGTATACAGAAATCAAAAACTGGGACCCCTATTAA
- a CDS encoding SPL family radical SAM protein — translation MDLYDFEKPENTGTKIEGQPKINKINVKSILNKHKKRDSWFLSDYTLNPYYGCSVNCLYCYIRGSHYGGNITHKTSAKANAPDVLVKQLKKRAKNKEYGLIALATSSEAYPQIEEELKLTRSILQIINRFKFPVSILTKSTLVLRDIDILKKINENAILPADLKPKLKGGAIISFSFSTPDEKLARIFEPNAPTPKERLKTMKKFKDEGFKVGVCYIPVLPFLSDSDKQIEKMIVMAKNYGADSILTAGLTLFGEESNDCKTVYYKIIERNFPEILEKTKRLFGNNFYPTSKYQKDLAERADKICKRYEIKNRI, via the coding sequence ATGGATCTTTACGATTTCGAAAAGCCAGAAAACACTGGAACAAAAATTGAAGGACAACCAAAAATAAATAAAATTAATGTTAAATCTATCCTCAATAAACATAAAAAGAGAGATTCATGGTTTTTAAGTGATTATACCCTAAATCCGTACTATGGATGCTCAGTTAACTGCCTTTACTGTTACATCCGCGGGAGCCACTACGGGGGAAATATCACCCATAAAACATCTGCCAAAGCAAATGCTCCAGATGTCCTGGTAAAACAGCTTAAAAAAAGGGCAAAAAATAAAGAGTATGGGTTAATAGCCCTAGCAACGTCCAGTGAAGCTTATCCACAGATCGAAGAAGAATTGAAATTAACAAGATCTATTCTCCAGATAATAAACAGGTTTAAATTCCCTGTTAGTATTTTAACCAAATCCACTCTTGTTTTAAGAGATATTGATATTTTAAAGAAGATCAATGAAAATGCCATTTTACCTGCTGACTTAAAACCTAAATTAAAAGGAGGGGCCATAATATCTTTTTCTTTCTCCACCCCTGATGAAAAACTGGCCAGAATATTTGAACCTAATGCTCCAACACCTAAAGAAAGGCTTAAAACCATGAAAAAGTTTAAAGACGAAGGTTTTAAGGTGGGAGTATGTTACATACCGGTCCTGCCATTTTTGTCTGATTCAGATAAGCAAATAGAGAAAATGATAGTAATGGCTAAAAACTACGGGGCAGATTCAATTTTAACTGCAGGACTTACCTTATTTGGAGAAGAATCTAATGATTGTAAGACAGTTTATTATAAAATAATTGAAAGGAATTTCCCTGAAATTTTAGAAAAAACAAAGCGTCTATTTGGGAACAACTTTTATCCTACTTCAAAATATCAAAAAGACCTCGCTGAAAGGGCAGACAAAATATGTAAAAGATATGAGATTAAAAATAGAATTTAA
- a CDS encoding TIM barrel protein — protein MKPDIRFGPAGRPMGYKGKTTQVCDYIKKVGLDAFEYQATYGVKISKQSALELGENAAKNDILVSMHGPYYINLCSQKEDTIKKSVERLVQSAKAGEWMNSYRTVFHMGFYTKYSPEEAMKKCKDAISELLEKVEALGINNYTFAPETTGKKSQFGSLEELIEICRSFDNFTPTVDFAHMHARSGGIIKTKEDYAKIFDKIENELGLKSLHCHFTKIEYTDAGEKKHHILSDSNFGPPLTPLLELISENGFNVTLICETPYLDIDALEMKKEYSSILRG, from the coding sequence ATGAAACCAGACATAAGATTCGGCCCTGCAGGGAGACCAATGGGATACAAAGGTAAAACTACACAAGTTTGCGATTATATTAAAAAAGTAGGGCTCGATGCTTTTGAGTATCAAGCTACTTACGGAGTTAAGATTTCAAAACAGTCTGCACTTGAACTTGGCGAAAATGCGGCCAAAAATGATATTTTGGTTTCAATGCATGGACCTTACTACATCAATTTATGCTCACAAAAAGAGGATACAATCAAAAAATCGGTTGAAAGATTAGTTCAGTCTGCAAAAGCAGGAGAATGGATGAATTCATACAGAACAGTTTTTCACATGGGGTTTTATACAAAATATTCTCCAGAGGAGGCCATGAAAAAATGTAAAGATGCTATTTCTGAACTCTTAGAAAAAGTGGAAGCGCTTGGAATTAACAATTATACATTTGCGCCAGAAACTACTGGCAAAAAGTCGCAGTTTGGATCACTTGAGGAGCTGATAGAAATATGCAGGTCTTTTGATAATTTTACCCCAACAGTAGACTTTGCACACATGCATGCACGGTCTGGAGGAATTATTAAAACTAAAGAGGATTATGCAAAGATATTTGATAAAATAGAAAATGAACTGGGCTTAAAATCACTTCACTGTCATTTTACAAAGATAGAATACACAGATGCCGGTGAGAAAAAACATCATATACTCTCTGATTCAAACTTTGGGCCTCCCCTTACCCCCTTACTTGAATTAATTTCAGAAAATGGATTTAATGTCACTTTAATATGTGAAACTCCTTACCTGGATATTGATGCATTGGAAATGAAAAAAGAATACAGCAGTATTTTGAGGGGATAA
- a CDS encoding AAA family ATPase, translating into MKFNNVAPDSYIVEKKVPTSQNGPKKEAKVVVLQSVGYPFLCNLVESPKIEIVNKELFELYAREQWEGYEVCEGSFLFDQKLLPDYAFKIIKAHPNNSKITENTSIFLMENEENEEIKKIETNVKMDDVIGQERAKTKCKIIMKYIQEPEKFKEWAPRNVLFYGQPGTGKTMLAKSLSNELKVPLFLIKATRLIGEHVGDGARQIHELFEAASQSAPSVIFIDEMDAIGLDRKYQSLRGDVSEVVNALLTEMDGIDQNYGVVTIGATNNPHLLDFAIRSRFEEEIEFEIPDKDQRQSMLENYIKTMPVEMKVDIKRLANISKGMSGRDIKERLLKTALHKAISEDTDFVTWDHVEYALNLYKTEKNEPKHMFA; encoded by the coding sequence GTGAAATTTAACAATGTAGCGCCTGATTCATATATAGTAGAGAAAAAAGTGCCGACAAGTCAAAACGGGCCTAAAAAAGAAGCCAAAGTTGTTGTCCTGCAGTCAGTTGGCTATCCATTCCTATGTAATCTGGTTGAAAGCCCAAAGATAGAGATAGTTAATAAAGAACTTTTTGAACTCTATGCAAGGGAACAATGGGAAGGTTATGAAGTTTGCGAAGGCTCTTTTCTCTTTGATCAAAAACTATTACCTGATTACGCATTTAAAATAATAAAAGCTCATCCAAATAATTCCAAAATAACTGAAAATACTTCAATATTCCTTATGGAAAATGAAGAAAACGAGGAAATCAAAAAAATAGAAACCAACGTTAAAATGGATGATGTAATTGGCCAGGAACGTGCCAAAACAAAATGTAAGATAATAATGAAATATATACAAGAGCCAGAGAAATTTAAAGAATGGGCTCCTCGAAACGTTCTTTTCTATGGACAGCCTGGGACAGGGAAAACAATGCTTGCAAAATCCCTTTCCAACGAACTCAAAGTTCCATTATTCCTTATAAAAGCTACAAGGCTTATAGGAGAGCATGTTGGAGATGGTGCAAGGCAAATACACGAGCTATTTGAAGCTGCATCCCAATCAGCCCCTTCAGTTATATTTATAGATGAAATGGACGCCATTGGACTTGATAGGAAATACCAATCCCTTCGAGGAGACGTTTCAGAAGTTGTGAATGCATTACTTACCGAAATGGATGGAATAGACCAGAATTACGGCGTAGTGACCATAGGTGCAACAAACAATCCACATCTGCTTGACTTTGCAATAAGAAGCCGTTTTGAAGAGGAAATAGAATTTGAGATCCCGGATAAAGACCAGAGACAGAGCATGCTTGAAAACTATATAAAAACCATGCCTGTTGAAATGAAAGTAGACATTAAAAGGCTGGCAAATATCAGTAAAGGCATGTCTGGAAGGGACATAAAAGAGAGGTTATTAAAAACGGCACTTCACAAAGCAATTTCTGAGGATACTGATTTTGTAACATGGGATCATGTAGAATATGCCTTGAACTTATATAAAACTGAGAAAAACGAACCAAAACACATGTTCGCTTAA